The following coding sequences lie in one Arachis stenosperma cultivar V10309 chromosome 5, arast.V10309.gnm1.PFL2, whole genome shotgun sequence genomic window:
- the LOC130982925 gene encoding SH3 domain-containing protein 1, which produces MDAIRKQASKLREQVARQQQAILRQLGQISNEPLMTDESELECHEKLRKLYNSTKTAKHFQRHIVRGIEGLISVSSKQMEIVRKLAKDCCKYGTENQGADYPLAGPSLQFGNSYETLENERETLLGILGDQISEPLRAQITGAPLEDARHLTHRYDKLRQEVEAQAAEVLRRRSKLRDTSVSAENSMRLQTAETRLKELKSALTALGREATTAMLSVEEQQQQVTLQSLCTMVDAERAYHRNALVILEKLYTEMIDERHPKESSSFPPPRVGHNQPTNENANSNGVDHKHNNQTGTFFFAKVIHPFDAQAEGELSLSVDDYVVVRQVDRNGWSEGECKSNAGWFPSAYVQRQDIIPASKIAEVE; this is translated from the exons ATGGACGCTATAAGGAAGCAAGCTAGCAAATTAAGGGAACAAGTTGCAAGGCAGCAACAG GCTATACTTAGACAACTAGGCCAAATCAGCAATGAACCGCTCATGACAGATGAATCCGAACTTGAATGTCATGAAAAACTCAGAAAGTTATACAATTCAACAAAGACTGCTAAG CATTTTCAGCGGCATATTGTTCGTGGAATTGAAGGTTTGATCTCTGTTAGTTCCAAGCAAATGGAGATAG TGAGGAAGTTGGCTAAGGACTGCTGTAAGTATGGCACTGAGAATCAAGGGGCTGACTACCCTCTGGCAGGGCCTTCTCTTCAATTCGGTAACTCATATGAAACATTGGAAAATGAGAGAGAGACTTTGCTTGGGATCCTAGGTGATCAG ATCTCTGAGCCATTGCGAGCACAAATAACTGGCGCTCCTTTGGAGGATGCGCGCCACCTCACGCATCGCTATGACAAACTTCGTCAAGAAGTAGAAGCCCAG GCTGCTGAAGTTTTGAGGCGTCGATCAAAGTTGAGGGATACTTCTGTGTCTGCAGAAAATTCCATGAGGCTTCAAACTGCAGAAACAAGGCTGAAAGAGCTTAAATCCGCCTTGACGGCACTTGGTAGGGAAGCAACCACTGCTATGTTGTCAGTTGAAGAACAACAGCAACAAGTAACCCTCCAGAGCCTTTGTACAATG GTTGATGCTGAGAGAGCCTATCATCGAAATGCCCTTGTTATTCTAGAGAAACTATATACTGAG ATGATTGATGAGAGACATCCAAAAGAGTCTTCTTCATTTCCACCACCAAGAGTTGGGCATAATCAACCTACGAATGAGAATGCTAATTCAAATGGCGTTGATCATAAACATAACAATCAAACAGGAACATTCTTTTTTGCTAAG GTCATACATCCTTTTGATGCTCAAGCCGAGGGAGAATTGAGCCTATCAGTTGATGATTATGTTGTAGTTCGTCAG GTTGATCGGAATGGATGGTCTGAAGGAGAATGCAAGAGCAATGCTGGATGGTTTCCCTCTGCCTATGTACAGAGACAAGACATAATACCAGCCAGCAAGATAGCGGAAGTAGAATAA
- the LOC130982926 gene encoding uncharacterized protein LOC130982926, whose product MVGFFSDLSDTDDSAIDDIISQANDACLLDQISAINCSSFTDSSILPSHLESRFRKLKSFPATTHRAAAGKSTTPPPDHSKDENFPISDSSRSFHQSAKAPVSSPSGKNPNGKMALDPKLQQGCVSSPSDSVDSSYGRNGLKSKSKLGSVSSGSGSSDGSEESSLSSMFKPAEKGNNNNNNKKVKVKNSGSASSPSPSPPRRTGCFWCSPKKDSRKKSKEVDWSVLGWDKDDELLSDLGSFSSKKQQKILKKALKEEQKISREAEKIVEWAKQESARMNVNVIDHELSDTD is encoded by the coding sequence ATGGTGGGCTTCTTCTCTGACCTCTCTGACACAGACGATTCCGCCATCGACGACATCATATCACAAGCAAACGACGCATGCCTTCTCGACCAAATTTCCGCCATTAACTGTTCTTCCTTCACAGACTCTTCCATTCTCCCCTCCCACCTCGAATCTCGCTTCCGCAAGCTCAAGTCTTTCCCGGCCACCACCCACCGCGCTGCAGCCGGAAAATCAACAACCCCACCGCCCGACCATtccaaagatgaaaactttCCGATATCCGATTCTTCTAGAAGCTTCCATCAATCCGCCAAGGCTCCCGTTTCTTCGCCTTCAGGAAAGAACCCGAATGGGAAAATGGCGTTGGACCCCAAATTGCAACAGGGGTGTGTCTCTTCACCTTCCGATTCGGTGGATTCTTCGTATGGGAGAAATGGGTTGAAGTCAAAATCCAAACTTGGCTCCGTTTCATCTGGTTCTGGTTCTTCCGATGGGTCTGAAGAGAGTTCATTGTCTTCAATGTTCAAACCAGCGGAAAAGggtaacaataataataacaacaagaAGGTGAAAGTGAAGAATTCTGGTTCGGCGTCTTCACCTTCTCCTTCGCCACCTCGAAGAACGGGGTGTTTCTGGTGCTCTCCGAAGAAGGATTCGAGGAAGAAGAGCAAGGAGGTTGATTGGAGTGTTCTTGGTTGGGACAAGGATGATGAGTTGCTTTCGGATTTGGGAAGCTTCTCGAgcaagaagcagcagaagattcTTAAGAAGGCATTGAAGGAGGAACAGAAGATTAGCCGCGAGGCTGAGAAGATTGTGGAGTGGGCTAAACAGGAATCTGCAAGGATGAATGTTAATGTCATTGATCATGAACTCAGTGATACAGATTAG
- the LOC130982924 gene encoding probable serine/threonine-protein kinase PBL15 encodes MKQPSSWRPFTTNCCSTEDQTIFTGFSKCKPSRSDLSKEVAPLPSFRRLSFSELSRSSSIRINEELSLSFGPDLYDFELSELRAITQNFSSNFLLGEGGFGTVHKGYVDDNLRQGLKAQPVAVKLLDIEGLQGHREWLAEVIFLGQLRHPNLVKLIGYCCEDEDRLLVYEFMPRGSLENHLFRRLTSLPWETRLKIAIGAAKGLSFLHGADKPVIYRDFKTSNVLLDSDFTAKLSDFGLAKMGPEGSNTHVSTRVMGTYGYAAPEYISTGHLTTKSDVYSFGVVLLELLTGRRAMEKTRPKTEQNLVDWSKPYLRSSRRLRYIMDPRLLGQYSVKGAKEMAVLALHCVSMNPKDRPRMATVVDTLEGLQHFKDMAVTSGHWPAASKSTRNNNNGASKNVKGRGGANQKKPSHIVPTKKT; translated from the exons ATGAAGCAACCATCATCATGGAGGCCATTCACAACAAATTGTTGCTCAACAGAGGACCAAACCATATTCACAGGGTTCAGCAAATGCAAGCCGTCACGCTCCGATTTATCGAAGGAAGTGGCGCCGTTACCGTCTTTTAGGAGGTTATCATTCTCGGAGCTTAGCCGTTCATCGTCCATAAGGATCAATGAGGAGCTTTCGCTCTCGTTTGGGCCCGATTTGTATGATTTTGAGCTCAGTGAATTGCGCGCCATAACTCAAAATTTCTCGAGCAATTTCTTGCTTGGTGAGGGTGGATTCGGAACCGTGCATAAAGGGTATGTTGATGATAATTTGAGGCAGGGTTTGAAGGCTCAACCTGTTGCTGTTAAGCTTCTTGACATTGAAGGATTACAAGGACACCGTGAATGGCTT GCAGAAGTGATATTCCTTGGGCAGCTAAGGCACCCCAATTTGGTTAAGTTGATTGGTTACTGTTGCGAGGATGAAGACCGTTTACTCGTCTATGAATTCATGCCACGTGGAAGCTTGGAGAATCACTTGTTCAgaa GGCTAACATCACTTCCATGGGAAACAAGATTAAAAATTGCTATAGGTGCTGCTAAAGGTCTTTCTTTCTTGCATGGAGCTGACAAACCTGTCATTTACAGGGATTTTAAGACTTCCAATGTCTTGCTTGATTCC GATTTCACAGCAAAACTCTCAGACTTTGGATTAGCAAAAATGGGACCAGAGGGATCAAACACTCATGTTTCCACCAGAGTTATGGGTACCTATGGATATGCTGCCCCGGAATACATCTCAACAG GGCATTTGACCACAAAAAGTGATGTATACAGTTTCGGAGTAGTCCTGCTAGAACTCCTTACAGGAAGGAGAGCAATGGAGAAGACAAGACCAAAGACAGAGCAAAACCTTGTGGATTGGTCAAAGCCGTACTTAAGGAGCAGTAGGAGGTTGAGGTACATAATGGATCCAAGGCTTTTAGGGCAATACTCTGTGAAGGGTGCAAAGGAAATGGCTGTTTTGGCATTGCATTGTGTAAGCATGAATCCTAAAGACAGGCCAAGAATGGCAACGGTTGTTGACACTCTTGAGGGCCTACAACACTTCAAGGACATGGCGGTTACTAGCGGACACTGGCCGGCGGCGAGTAAGTCCActagaaataataataatggagCTTCCAAGAATGTGAAGGGCAGAGGTGGTGCTAACCAAAAGAAACCTTCTCATATAGTCCCAACCAAAAAGACTTGA
- the LOC130982013 gene encoding uncharacterized protein LOC130982013, whose protein sequence is MALNNKQRKPNSPFNFNLCITLFFVVLFTLPALFLLHTPTNTSICTTFSKSKAWSGDLRLAEFSWNKLDFFNHKQPPISLKIAVFSRKWPISTTPGGMERHAHTLHTALARRGHQVHVFTSPEGTPVTSDDNNHQADAPSSPHIHCHEGEPGRWRYNKAWEQFLEENQREPFDVVHSESVALPHWIARNLQNLAVSWHGIALESLQSSIFQDLALRHNEPMSPDFNYSVQGVIPKVLNEIRFFRNYAHHVAISDSCGEMLRDVYQIPSRRVHVIVNGVDEDDFREDLELGKQFRTQIGIPNNASLVLGVAGRLVKDKGHPLLYEAFSRLIHKHPNVYLIVAGSGPWANRYKDLGRQVLVLGSMDPSMLRAFYNAIDIFVNPTLRPQGLDLTLMEAMMSGKPLLASRFPSIKGTIVVDDEFGFMFSPNVESLLEALEAVVTEGKERLARRGKACREYANSMFTARKMALAYERLFLCIKKDTFCSYP, encoded by the coding sequence ATGGCCTTAAAcaacaaacaaagaaaaccCAATTCCCCTTTTAACTTCAACCTCTGTATCACCCTTTTCTTTGTTGTTCTCTTCACTTTGCCAGCACTTTTCCTCCTCCACACCCcaacaaacacctccatatgcaCCACCTTTTCTAAATCTAAGGCCTGGTCCGGCGATCTTCGCCTGGCCGAGTTTTCGTGGAACAAGCTGGATTTCTTCAACCACAAGCAACCTCCTATATCTCTCAAGATTGCAGTGTTCTCTAGAAAATGGCCTATTAGCACCACCCCAGGTGGCATGGAGCGCCATGCTCACACACTTCACACAGCTCTAGCGCGCCGCGGCCACCAAGTTCATGTGTTCACCTCTCCTGAAGGAACTCCAGTCACATCTGATGATAACAATCACCAAGCAGATGCACCTTCCTCACCTCACATTCATTGCCATGAAGGGGAGCCGGGCAGGTGGCGCTACAACAAAGCATGGGAGCAGTTTCTTGAAGAGAATCAGCGCGAACCATTCGATGTTGTCCACTCAGAAAGCGTGGCCCTTCCTCATTGGATAGCAAGAAACCTTCAGAACCTTGCCGTGTCTTGGCATGGCATAGCATTGGAGAGCTTGCAATCAAGCATATTCCAAGATTTGGCTCTTAGGCATAATGAGCCTATGTCCCCTGATTTCAACTACAGTGTTCAAGGGGTTATCCCTAAGGTTTTGAATGAGATAAGATTCTTCAGAAACTATGCTCATCATGTTGCTATTAGTGACAGTTGCGGCGAGATGCTAAGGGATGTTTACCAGATTCCAAGCAGAAGAGTGCATGTGATTGTCAATGGTGTAGATGAGGATGATTTCAGAGAAGATTTGGAACTGGGAAAACAGTTTAGAACCCAAATTGGGATTCCAAACAATGCAAGCTTGGTTCTTGGTGTGGCTGGAAGATTGGTTAAGGACAAAGGGCATCCTCTGCTTTATGAAGCATTCTCAAGGCTAATTCATAAGCACCCTAATGTGTACTTGATAGTCGCCGGCTCTGGACCATGGGCGAATCGCTACAAGGATTTAGGGAGGCAAGTTCTTGTTCTAGGATCTATGGATCCATCCATGTTAAGAGCATTTTACAATGCTATTGACATATTTGTTAATCCTACATTGAGGCCACAAGGGCTTGATCTTACTCTAATGGAGGCAATGATGAGTGGGAAGCCActtttggcatcaaggtttccAAGCATCAAAGGTACTATTGTGGTTGATGATGAATTTGGCTTTATGTTTTCTCCCAATGTTGAGTCCCTATTAGAGGCACTTGAGGCAGTGGTGACTGAAGGGAAAGAAAGGCTTGCAAGAAGGGGAAAGGCATGCCGTGAATATGCAAATTCTATGTTCACAGCTAGAAAGATGGCATTAGCATATGAGAGGCTATTCCTATGCATTAAAAAGGATACATTTTGTTCCTATCCTTGA